TCAGGATGAAATGAGGAACACGGGTATATTCTTTCATCCCCTCATGTCAGAAGGGGATTGGCCCATCATCGGGAACAAGTTCAGGGGCTTCCCCCAGGCCTTGGGGGATGTCCTTGAACTGCCCAACGTTACGCTCTATACCTCTGAGCCGGTCCAAGAGGAGCTCTTACTCAAGGTCCACACCCCCTCACTCCTGAGCAGGGTGAAAGATGCCTGGTACTACCAGGGTGCCCTGCGGGCGGTGGGGGGGTGTGTAGCCGCTGCACAGGGGATAGCAGAGGGTCGCCTGAAAAACGCCCTGGTCTTTTCCGTCGCGGCTGGTCATCATGCCAGTCCTTCCTCGGCATGGGGAGGGACGTATCTTTCCTGCACGGGTCCAACGGTAGTCCATCTGCGCGAAAGGTACGGTTGGAAAAGGGTTGCTATAATCGATACCGACTGCCATCACGGAGATGGGACGAGGGCGGTCTTTGAAAAAGACAAAGATGTTTTACATGTCTGTTTTTGCGACATTGACTGGGTATCCGAGGACGGCACCAAGTTCGATGTAGATGTGGGTTGGAGGACCAGTGACCAGGAGTACCTGCAGCGAGTAAAGGAAGAGTTTGAACCCCGAGTGAGAGAGTTTCACCCCCAACTGATCTTTCATAACTTCGGACACGATACCTGTCAGGGGGACTATGGCGATCGCGGCCTCACCCCTGACTTTTTTCCCGTCTTGGCAAAGATGATAAAGGATGTGGCGGACCAGATCTGTGGCGGGGGGTATATCGTGATCACCCATGGGGGAGCCCGCGCAGATGTGGCAAAGCGGATCTTCCCTGAGATTGCCCGCATCTTGGCCTCATGAAGAACACGGCCATCATATTGGGGGCAGGGGCAGGCAAAAGGTTCAAGAGGGAGATCCCCAAGCAATTTCTCCTTTTGAGCGGGAGGCCCATTATCGTCCACACAGTAGAGGCCTTTCAGCGTTCCCCCTCCATTGATACCATCTTGGTGGTGGTACCCAAAGGATGGGTTCAGAGGTGCACCGCGGACCTAAAGCCCTACGCAGTCCATAAGGTAGAAGGGATAATTACCGGGGCGGAGACTAGGCAGCTATCCTGCTGGCAGGCCCTGCAATACCTGAAGGATGATTCACCTCAGATAGTCGTCGTGCATGATGCCGTCCGCCCCCTGGTGACCGAGGAGATGGTTAAGGTGGCCGTCCAGGAAGGTCGTGAGGGGATGACCTTCGGACTGCGGGCTGTGGACACCTTGGTGGAATGCCTAGATGGGAAGATCGTCAGAGTACTCCCTCGTGAACAGATATATCAGATCCAGACCCCGCAATCCTTTCCCTTCCGCATCCTGTGGGATGCCCACCTCAAGGCCCTGGAGGCAGGGATCAGGGGGGCCAGCGACGATGCCGGGTTGGTGCTGAAGGCGGGATATAAGGTAAAGATAATAGCAGGAGATCCACGCAACGCAAAGATCACGGGCCCGGTTGATCTGGAGCTGGCGGAGCGCCTGCTTCAACAGAGGTAAGCTTTACTTCCCCCCCCCATTTTGCTACCATTTACTGTGAAATATTATGGTAAGGGGAGATGTTCAAGGCTATTTAGCCCACGGTATTTTCGGCCTTTCTTCAGGGGGCTTCACCCCCTGAAACCCCACTAAGGAATTTTCTCTTTTTGGGGGTTCAAGGGGTCAAGGATTCCAGTGATCAATCTTCAATCGGGATTTAAGGGTTCAAGGGGTTTGTCTTACACTAGAACCCTGGGCCCCTAGACCCCTGGAACTCTATAATTTGAATCCTTGAATCCCTTTTTGGGAAATGGTATTTTCATGGGAGGGAGTTAAAGCAAACCCTCAAGAAGTTTTGGAGGTTGCCGTGAAGAAGGATCTCACCCCCATGATGAGACAATACCTGCGGATAAAGGGGGAATATCAGGATTGTATCCTCTTCTTCCGGATGGGGGATTTTTACGAGATGTTTTTCGAAGATGCCAAGATCGCCTCCAAGGTCTTAGAGATAGCCCTTACCTCCAGGGAAAAAGGAGATAGAGAGAAGATCCCCCTATGTGGAGTTCCTTGTCATGCTGCTGCCCCGTACATCGGCAAGTTGATCGAGAAGGGCTACAAGGTGGCCATCTGCGAACAAGTGAGCGATGCCAGGGGCTCAAAAGGGCTGGTGGAAAGGGAGGTTACCCAGGTGATCACCCCAGGGATGGTGGTGGAGGGGGAAACCCTCAAGGAAAAGGAGAATAACTTTTTGATGAGCCTTTGCCCGGGAGAAAGGGGTTACGGCCTCGCCTTTCTAGACCTCTCCACAGGCGAGTTCAAGGGGTGCCGGGTAAATGGAGAGGGGCTCCTCCTGAGTGAGGTGACAAAGAACAGGCCACAAGAGGCCGTTGCCCCTGAAGAATTAAAGGATGAGGGGCTCCTGGACGATCTGAAAAGGGAGTTCCCCTCGATGGTGGTGAATTATTTACCCGATTTCTACTATCAACCTGGGGCAGAGGCCGGTTCAACGGGTGACTTCATGGGGGAATTGATCCCTTCATGGGTGATGGAGGAGCCCTTCCATGCTGCTGCTGCTGCCTTGCATTATGTCTATAAGAACCAGAAGACCGATGTAGGACATATCAGGCCCCTGTCCCTCTACAGGGTAGAGGATTACTTGATCTTGGATGAGACGACGCAGAGGAACCTCGAGCTGTTCACTTCTCTGGGGGGCAGGGGGAAGAGGGGTACCCTCCTAGAGGTCTTGGATGAGACGATCACCGCCATGGGGGGCAGGAGTCTGAGGGGGTGGCTCTCCTATCCCCTCATGGATGTAGGGAAGATCGAGAAGCGGCTGGAGGCCGTTGCCCAGCTCAAAGAGATCCCTTTGGCGCGGGCCGAGCTCAGGGAACTCCTAGAGGATGTCTATGATCTGGAGAGGCTCAACGCCAGGGTGACGATGGGGAGATCCAACCCCCGGGATCTGGTTGCCCTGAAGACTACCTTGAAGGTGATTCCAAATATAAAAGAGCAATTAGCGGACTTTACCTCTCCCTTGTTGAAGGAGATCAGGGGAGATTTGGACGAATTGGGGGAGGTGGTCGAATGGATAGAAGATGCCATCGTTGAGGACCCACCCCTCACCCTCATTGAGGGGGGGATCATCAGGGACGGATATGACAAGGAGCTCGATGAGCTGAGGGGGATAAGCCGAGATGGCAAAGGGTGGATTGCCCGATTGGAAGTTCAGGAACGCCAGCGCACAGGGATCTCCTCCCTAAAGGTGAGGTACAATCAGGTCTTCGGATACTATATTGAGGTCACCAGGGCCAACCTGAATCTGGTCCCTGAGAATTACATACGTAAGCAGACCCTGACCAATGCCGAAAGGTTTATCACCCCCCAGCTGAAGGAGTACGAGAGCAAGGTCTTGGGTGCAGAGGAGAAGATCAAATCCTTGGAGTACGAGCTCTTCCGCCACCTCCGGGAGCGGGTGGCAGGACAGAACCGGAGAATTCAGGGCACAGCCTCTGCCCTGGCTACCCTCGATGCCCTCCTATCCTTGGCTGAGGTGGCGGACAAGTATGGATATAACAGGCCTCGGATCACAGAGGAGGATGAGATCGTCATCCTCGAGGGGAGACATCCGGTCGTCGAACGGATGGGTCAGCTCGAGCCCTTTGTCCCTAACGACGCCCGCCTGAACTGTGGGGAGAACCAACTGATCATAATCACCGGCCCCAACATGGCAGGCAAGTCCACCTATATCCGGCAGGTGGCCCTCATCGTCCTGATGGCCCAGCTAGGAGGATTTGTACCCGCCAAGGAGGCAGCCATCGGCTTGGTGGATAGGATCTTCACCCGGGTAGGGGCCTCGGACAATCTGGCCATGGGGGAGAGCACCTTTATGGTGGAGATGAGGGAGACAGCGGGTATATTGAAGGAGACAACACCCAGGAGTTTGGTGATATTGGACGAGATAGGCAGGGGCACCAGTACCTTTGATGGCCTCAGCATCGCCTGGGCAGTGGCGGAATACCTGTACGATAAAAAAGGCCCCAAGGTCCTCTTTGCCACCCATTATCATGAGCTTACCGAGCTGGCCATGACCAAACCCAGGGTGAGGAATTACAATGTAGCGGTGAGTGAGTGGAACGGGGAGATCATCTTCCTCAGGAGGATAGTGGAGGGGGGGACGAGTCGCAGCTATGGTATCCAGGTGGCCAGGCTGGCCGGCCTGCCCGAGGAGGTGGTGGAACGGGCCAAGGAGGTACTGGCCAATTTGGAAAAGGGGGAGTTGGATGAGAAGGGCTTACCCAGGCTAGCCCGGTCCAAGGGGAGAGGGGGAGATCAAGAGAGGGGTCAGTTGAGCCTCTTGGGGGGAAAGTATGGTCTGTTATACAGAAAGCTTAAAGGGATCGATCCCGATCGCTTGACCCCTTTAGAGGCCCTTCATCTCCTATATCAATGGAAAAAGATGGTGGAAGAGGGGGATTGAAGCCGACGGATTTTGCCCTGACCAGAAAAAAGATGGTCCAAGAGCAGCTTGTGGCCAGGAGGATAAAGGATGAGAGGGTCCTGAGGGCCATGGTGAAGGTCCCTCGACATATCTTTTTGGGAGAGGGGTTTTGGCCTCAGGCCTATGGCGATTTCCCCTTGCCCATAGGAGAGGGACAAACCATCTCTCAACCTTATATTGTGGCCCTGATGACCGAGGCCTTGGAGCTGAGGGGTGATGAAAAGGTCTTGGAGATCGGGACCGGCTCCGGATACCAGGCGGCCATCTTGGCGGAGCTGGCGGAGAGGGTCTTCACCATAGAGCGAATTAGCTCTCTGGCAGCCAGGGCCAGGAGGATCTTGGATGAGCTGGGTTATCCCAATGTCCTGATAAAGGTTTCTGATGGTACTTATGGGTGGGAGGAAGAGGCCCCTTTTGATGGGATCATCGTCACCGCCGGGGCCCCTGAGGTCCCGCAAACCCTTTTGCGGCAGCTGAAAACAGGGGGTAGGCTGGTGGTACCTGTGGGGGATGAATACTCTCAAATCCTCCTCAGGTTGGTGAGAAAGGAGAAGGGGTACAAGGAGGATGATTTGGGGGGGTGCCGGTTTGTGAAGTTGATCGGAGATCATGGATGGAAGGCAGAAAGGTAAAGGGACAGATAGGGGTCATCGGCGCAGGAAAGTGCCCTTCAGAGGTCTACGAGATCGCCCGGGAGGTAGGTGGTGAGATCGCCAGAAGGGGGTTTTCCTTGGTCTGCGGTGGTCTGGGAGGGGTGATGGAGGCGGCCTGCCGCGGGGCCAAGGAGGCAGGGGGTACTACCATCGGCATCCTACCCACCAGCAACAGGATGGACGCCAACCCATACGTCGATCTGGTCATACCCACGGGTCTGGGTCACGCCAGGAACATCCTCGTTGTCCAGGCCTCAGATGCACTGGTGGCCATCGATGGGGGGGCCGGAACCCTCTCAGAGATTGCCATTGCCCTCAAAGTGGGAAAGCCCATTGTGGGGATCAGGACCTGGAAGCTAGAGGGTAAAGTCCCTCTGGTAGAGGGGGGGCGGGAAGCAGTGGGCATGCTTATTAACATGCTTTAATGATGAGGTTTATCCCTGTCTTCTTGGTCGTCCTTTTGGTCTTTTCTAGTGGGTGTCGGCACCACAGGGGTGTCTACCGTGGTGTCCAGCATGGCGTTTACCACACGGTAGAACGCCATCAGACCCTCTGGCGGATATGTAAGACCTATGGGGTTGATATGGACAAGGTGGCCAGAATAAACAGGATCAAGGATAAGAATAAGATAGAGGTGGGACAGCGGATCTTTATCCCCGGGGCCAAAAAGGCCTTGAAGGTGGATGTCTATATAGAAGATGTCACCGCTAGGAGGAGACCACCGGCGGTGAGATATGGGAAAGGGAGGTTTATATGGCCGGTAGAGGGGAAGGTGACAGCCAAGTTCGTTATGGATGGGCAAAGGAGGCATGATGGAATAGATATTTGTGCCTCTTTAGGCACCCCTATAAGGGCAGCGGATAGCGGCAGGGTGGTTTACAGCGATAATAAGATGAGGGGATATGGGAACCTCCTTATCATCGAGCACAAAGACAGTTTCTTTACCATCTATGCCCACAACCAGGCAAATTTGGTGAAGGAAGAGGTGTGGGTCAAGAGGGGTGAGGTCATCGCCAATGTTGGAGAAACGGGTAATGCCACGGGTCCTCACCTCCATTTTGAGATCCGTAAGGGGAGTAAGCCCCTGGATCCTTTGCGTTTTCTGCCCTAGGGAAGGGTAATCATGAAGGTAGAGGAAGAGGTCATTGGGGCAGAAGAAGAGGAGATCTATCCTGAGGAAGGATCCCTCGATTCCCTGCGCTTGTACTTTCAGGACATAAGGGCAGCCAAGCTTCTCACCCCGGAGGAGGAACGGGGGCTGGCCCTCCGGATAGTGCAAGGAGATGAAGGGGCGAGGAAGAGGATGATCGAGTCCAATCTGAGGTTGGTGGTCAAGGTGGCCAAGAGGTATATAGGGCAAGGTCTTCCCCTGCTGGACTTGATCGAAGAGGGTAATATCGGGCTCATTAAGGCGGTAGAGAAATTTAAGCCGGAGAAGAACT
This window of the Deltaproteobacteria bacterium genome carries:
- a CDS encoding histone deacetylase encodes the protein MRNTGIFFHPLMSEGDWPIIGNKFRGFPQALGDVLELPNVTLYTSEPVQEELLLKVHTPSLLSRVKDAWYYQGALRAVGGCVAAAQGIAEGRLKNALVFSVAAGHHASPSSAWGGTYLSCTGPTVVHLRERYGWKRVAIIDTDCHHGDGTRAVFEKDKDVLHVCFCDIDWVSEDGTKFDVDVGWRTSDQEYLQRVKEEFEPRVREFHPQLIFHNFGHDTCQGDYGDRGLTPDFFPVLAKMIKDVADQICGGGYIVITHGGARADVAKRIFPEIARILAS
- the ispD gene encoding 2-C-methyl-D-erythritol 4-phosphate cytidylyltransferase; translated protein: MKNTAIILGAGAGKRFKREIPKQFLLLSGRPIIVHTVEAFQRSPSIDTILVVVPKGWVQRCTADLKPYAVHKVEGIITGAETRQLSCWQALQYLKDDSPQIVVVHDAVRPLVTEEMVKVAVQEGREGMTFGLRAVDTLVECLDGKIVRVLPREQIYQIQTPQSFPFRILWDAHLKALEAGIRGASDDAGLVLKAGYKVKIIAGDPRNAKITGPVDLELAERLLQQR
- the mutS gene encoding DNA mismatch repair protein MutS, whose amino-acid sequence is MVFSWEGVKANPQEVLEVAVKKDLTPMMRQYLRIKGEYQDCILFFRMGDFYEMFFEDAKIASKVLEIALTSREKGDREKIPLCGVPCHAAAPYIGKLIEKGYKVAICEQVSDARGSKGLVEREVTQVITPGMVVEGETLKEKENNFLMSLCPGERGYGLAFLDLSTGEFKGCRVNGEGLLLSEVTKNRPQEAVAPEELKDEGLLDDLKREFPSMVVNYLPDFYYQPGAEAGSTGDFMGELIPSWVMEEPFHAAAAALHYVYKNQKTDVGHIRPLSLYRVEDYLILDETTQRNLELFTSLGGRGKRGTLLEVLDETITAMGGRSLRGWLSYPLMDVGKIEKRLEAVAQLKEIPLARAELRELLEDVYDLERLNARVTMGRSNPRDLVALKTTLKVIPNIKEQLADFTSPLLKEIRGDLDELGEVVEWIEDAIVEDPPLTLIEGGIIRDGYDKELDELRGISRDGKGWIARLEVQERQRTGISSLKVRYNQVFGYYIEVTRANLNLVPENYIRKQTLTNAERFITPQLKEYESKVLGAEEKIKSLEYELFRHLRERVAGQNRRIQGTASALATLDALLSLAEVADKYGYNRPRITEEDEIVILEGRHPVVERMGQLEPFVPNDARLNCGENQLIIITGPNMAGKSTYIRQVALIVLMAQLGGFVPAKEAAIGLVDRIFTRVGASDNLAMGESTFMVEMRETAGILKETTPRSLVILDEIGRGTSTFDGLSIAWAVAEYLYDKKGPKVLFATHYHELTELAMTKPRVRNYNVAVSEWNGEIIFLRRIVEGGTSRSYGIQVARLAGLPEEVVERAKEVLANLEKGELDEKGLPRLARSKGRGGDQERGQLSLLGGKYGLLYRKLKGIDPDRLTPLEALHLLYQWKKMVEEGD
- a CDS encoding protein-L-isoaspartate(D-aspartate) O-methyltransferase, with product MEKDGGRGGLKPTDFALTRKKMVQEQLVARRIKDERVLRAMVKVPRHIFLGEGFWPQAYGDFPLPIGEGQTISQPYIVALMTEALELRGDEKVLEIGTGSGYQAAILAELAERVFTIERISSLAARARRILDELGYPNVLIKVSDGTYGWEEEAPFDGIIVTAGAPEVPQTLLRQLKTGGRLVVPVGDEYSQILLRLVRKEKGYKEDDLGGCRFVKLIGDHGWKAER
- a CDS encoding TIGR00725 family protein: MEGRKVKGQIGVIGAGKCPSEVYEIAREVGGEIARRGFSLVCGGLGGVMEAACRGAKEAGGTTIGILPTSNRMDANPYVDLVIPTGLGHARNILVVQASDALVAIDGGAGTLSEIAIALKVGKPIVGIRTWKLEGKVPLVEGGREAVGMLINML
- a CDS encoding M23 family metallopeptidase codes for the protein MMRFIPVFLVVLLVFSSGCRHHRGVYRGVQHGVYHTVERHQTLWRICKTYGVDMDKVARINRIKDKNKIEVGQRIFIPGAKKALKVDVYIEDVTARRRPPAVRYGKGRFIWPVEGKVTAKFVMDGQRRHDGIDICASLGTPIRAADSGRVVYSDNKMRGYGNLLIIEHKDSFFTIYAHNQANLVKEEVWVKRGEVIANVGETGNATGPHLHFEIRKGSKPLDPLRFLP